The Fortiea contorta PCC 7126 genome has a segment encoding these proteins:
- a CDS encoding glycosyltransferase family 4 protein, giving the protein MKKHLKISLLVWNLSTNDGFVRASLLQKALNKLGHQVDIIGFLFGNELYRAIPHDAKIHAIKGSTYPSFFLSVSKILQLINGDIIYAIKPQPASFGVGLLKKLYTGKPIILDIDDWELSWHGGDKWHYDFTWKQLARDLLKKGGALTLPNHPLYLQWMEKLVKQANAVTVHTNFLQQRFGGIFVPNGKDTSLFDPTRYDADASRNRYGLSAYRVLMFPGAPRPYKGLEDVLIALDKINQPDLKLVIVGGSPYDNYDEQLTQKWGHWIIKLPNYPADIMPDVIAAAHIIVVPQRDTPETRAQFPLKLTDGMAMAKPVLSTFVGDIPEILGDTGYLVEPNCPEQIADKIQLIFQNLDLANAQGIKARKRCIEKYSIEAMAINLDSVIARL; this is encoded by the coding sequence ATGAAAAAACATTTAAAAATATCATTGCTCGTCTGGAATTTATCTACTAATGATGGCTTTGTGCGCGCATCTTTGCTTCAAAAAGCTCTAAACAAATTAGGACATCAAGTAGATATTATCGGTTTTTTGTTTGGCAATGAATTATATAGAGCAATTCCTCATGATGCTAAAATACACGCTATCAAAGGCTCAACTTATCCCAGCTTTTTTCTATCCGTTAGTAAAATTTTGCAATTAATCAATGGAGATATTATTTATGCAATCAAACCACAACCAGCAAGTTTTGGCGTAGGGCTTTTGAAAAAGTTGTACACCGGAAAACCCATAATTTTAGACATAGATGACTGGGAACTTAGTTGGCATGGTGGCGACAAATGGCATTATGATTTTACCTGGAAACAGCTAGCTAGAGATTTACTAAAAAAAGGTGGTGCTTTGACATTACCTAATCATCCTTTATATTTACAATGGATGGAAAAATTAGTGAAACAAGCCAACGCCGTCACGGTACATACTAACTTTTTACAGCAGCGTTTTGGGGGTATTTTTGTTCCCAACGGTAAAGATACTTCTTTATTTGATCCCACTCGATATGATGCTGATGCAAGTAGAAATCGCTATGGTTTATCAGCATATCGAGTCTTAATGTTTCCTGGAGCACCTAGACCTTATAAAGGTTTAGAAGATGTCCTCATCGCCCTAGATAAAATTAATCAACCAGATTTAAAACTAGTAATTGTTGGTGGTAGTCCCTATGATAATTATGATGAACAACTGACACAAAAATGGGGACACTGGATCATTAAGCTTCCTAATTATCCTGCAGATATAATGCCTGATGTGATAGCTGCTGCTCATATTATTGTTGTACCGCAACGAGATACACCAGAAACCCGCGCTCAATTTCCTTTGAAACTAACAGATGGAATGGCGATGGCTAAACCTGTGTTATCAACATTTGTAGGAGATATTCCCGAAATTTTAGGTGACACTGGTTATTTAGTTGAACCTAATTGTCCTGAACAAATCGCCGACAAAATTCAATTGATATTTCAAAACTTAGATTTAGCAAATGCTCAAGGGATAAAAGCTAGAAAAAGATGTATAGAAAAATATAGTATCGAGGCGATGGCTATTAATTTGGATTCGGTAATTGCTCGCTTGTAA
- a CDS encoding putative nucleotide-diphospho-sugar transferase, with protein MVTKTRGFMTILTGIYSLQDCIHFLAAIRKFHQEPIIILIDRVPRIFYPLLRAFKNVILKPAPKHENTVLASRLAKISLFTASEFDKTIFLDADICLLTDINDVFEDLDKFDLLLTKDVQPVIAKATNLLRGNQQENLPHVLPTLQALGLPLQEDSIQYNGGFIAFKKTPTTQDFFAKFQDYFNVVTKNQDKLLLRDQGAFAAAIASVKPLIKILPANYNYLSKWKDSYNIEGEIKVLHCTYPYRPQYAKDISRSLYTKIFDQLAQLFLPNQVTNPWRTK; from the coding sequence ATGGTGACAAAAACTAGAGGTTTTATGACAATTTTGACAGGAATTTATTCCTTGCAAGATTGTATACATTTTTTGGCAGCAATTAGAAAATTCCACCAAGAACCGATAATTATTTTAATTGACCGAGTTCCTCGCATTTTTTATCCCTTGCTCAGAGCTTTTAAAAATGTAATTTTAAAGCCAGCACCCAAACATGAAAATACGGTTTTAGCATCGCGGCTAGCGAAAATTTCTTTATTTACAGCTTCTGAATTTGATAAAACTATTTTTTTAGATGCGGATATTTGCTTACTTACGGATATTAATGATGTGTTTGAAGATCTAGATAAATTTGATTTGTTGTTAACCAAAGATGTTCAACCTGTAATTGCAAAAGCTACAAATTTATTGCGAGGAAATCAACAAGAAAATTTACCTCATGTTTTACCGACTTTACAAGCTCTAGGGCTACCGCTCCAGGAAGATAGTATTCAGTATAATGGTGGTTTTATTGCTTTTAAAAAAACACCGACAACTCAAGACTTTTTTGCAAAGTTTCAAGATTACTTTAATGTAGTTACCAAAAACCAAGATAAATTACTGCTGCGAGATCAGGGTGCTTTTGCAGCTGCGATCGCATCTGTAAAACCGCTCATCAAAATTCTACCAGCAAACTACAACTATTTGAGTAAATGGAAAGATTCATACAATATTGAGGGAGAAATTAAAGTACTCCACTGTACCTATCCTTATAGACCTCAATACGCTAAAGATATTAGCCGTTCATTATATACAAAAATATTTGATCAACTGGCTCAATTATTTTTACCAAATCAGGTAACAAATCCCTGGCGTACCAAATGA
- the gloB gene encoding hydroxyacylglutathione hydrolase, whose product MEVIRLQALADNYIFLLYDSTLNIAAVVDPAEAEPVLQQLTQLNADLVAIFNTHHHRDHVGANLQLIEKFPQLTVYGGSEDRGRIPGQQVFLDDGSRVQFADRIVEVFFVPGHTRAHIAYYFPPKQAGEMGDLFCGDTLFAGGCGRLMEGTPTQMVNSLEKLRALPDNTQVWCAHEYTLKNLQFALTVDGSNTELQKRYHEVQAYRRQGEATVPSLLGVEKLTNPFLRWEQPSLQLAVNSHDAVQTFARIRGLKDKF is encoded by the coding sequence ATGGAAGTTATTCGTCTTCAAGCACTCGCGGACAACTATATATTCCTGCTATATGACAGCACACTTAACATCGCAGCGGTTGTTGATCCAGCCGAGGCTGAACCAGTACTCCAGCAACTTACACAATTAAATGCAGATTTAGTAGCGATTTTTAATACACACCACCATCGAGATCACGTGGGTGCAAATCTGCAACTTATCGAAAAGTTTCCCCAACTCACAGTCTATGGTGGTTCTGAGGATCGAGGTAGAATTCCTGGACAGCAGGTGTTTCTGGATGATGGCTCCCGTGTCCAGTTTGCTGATAGGATTGTCGAAGTTTTCTTTGTTCCAGGTCATACCCGCGCCCACATAGCGTATTATTTTCCCCCAAAACAGGCGGGTGAGATGGGAGATTTATTCTGTGGTGATACCTTGTTTGCGGGCGGTTGTGGTCGCTTAATGGAGGGGACACCAACACAAATGGTAAATTCTTTAGAGAAACTGCGTGCTTTACCGGATAATACGCAGGTTTGGTGTGCTCATGAATATACTTTAAAAAATTTACAATTTGCTTTGACCGTTGATGGTAGTAATACTGAGTTGCAAAAGCGCTACCATGAAGTGCAAGCTTACCGTCGTCAAGGGGAAGCGACTGTTCCCTCGCTTTTAGGTGTGGAAAAACTGACAAATCCTTTTCTGCGTTGGGAGCAGCCGTCATTACAATTAGCTGTCAACAGTCATGACGCAGTACAAACCTTTGCTCGGATACGAGGATTGAAGGATAAATTTTAG
- a CDS encoding DUF2817 domain-containing protein, whose amino-acid sequence MSYASAFSPNYSTARNRFCTAAQSLGCRLETYPIEQNGSDGEELSIDVAMVGSPHPQQIVVVSSGLHGVEGFFGSAVQCALLEEHLVDWSATQGIGLVLLHALNPYGFAWRRRWNEDNVDLNRNFLLPGEEYRGSPEKYHDLNWLFNPTSPPSRFEPFLIKAIATIVRHGITSLTETLPVGQYDFPQGLFFGGHRPSKTYEILQANLTRWIGEATNVVHIDFHTGLGKKATYQLFIDDPPDSAATQWLRENFGHQIVTPDKLKGNAYKIRGGLGSWCQAMFPQCNYHFLTAEFGTYPVLQVVEALRAENRAHFFAPPHHPSPEWTRQRLVEVFVPADLAWREAVVSQGLDLVARAIEALGARAIA is encoded by the coding sequence ATGTCCTACGCTTCCGCTTTTTCTCCTAACTACAGCACTGCGAGAAATCGTTTTTGCACTGCGGCGCAGTCCTTGGGGTGTCGTCTGGAGACATACCCAATTGAGCAGAATGGTTCTGATGGGGAGGAATTATCGATTGATGTGGCGATGGTGGGGAGTCCGCACCCACAACAAATAGTAGTTGTTTCTAGTGGATTGCACGGTGTTGAGGGTTTTTTCGGCTCTGCAGTTCAGTGCGCCTTGCTAGAGGAGCATTTGGTTGATTGGAGTGCCACCCAAGGTATAGGATTAGTATTATTACATGCTTTAAATCCTTATGGTTTTGCGTGGCGCAGGCGGTGGAATGAGGACAATGTTGATCTTAACCGGAATTTTTTGCTACCTGGGGAAGAATATCGGGGTAGTCCAGAAAAGTACCATGATTTGAATTGGTTGTTTAATCCGACTTCACCACCATCTCGTTTTGAACCGTTTTTAATCAAAGCGATCGCTACTATTGTCCGTCATGGCATCACTTCTTTAACAGAAACTTTGCCGGTGGGGCAGTATGATTTTCCCCAAGGGCTATTTTTTGGTGGACATCGCCCCTCAAAAACTTATGAAATTCTCCAAGCGAATCTAACTCGCTGGATTGGTGAAGCCACAAATGTAGTCCACATCGACTTCCACACCGGACTGGGTAAAAAAGCCACCTATCAACTTTTCATTGATGACCCCCCAGATTCAGCAGCAACCCAATGGTTGCGTGAGAATTTTGGTCATCAAATCGTTACACCAGACAAACTCAAGGGTAATGCTTACAAAATTCGCGGGGGTTTAGGAAGTTGGTGTCAGGCGATGTTTCCTCAGTGCAATTATCACTTTCTCACAGCGGAGTTTGGCACTTATCCTGTGCTCCAGGTGGTCGAAGCATTGAGAGCAGAAAACCGTGCTCATTTTTTTGCACCACCACATCACCCATCCCCAGAATGGACGCGCCAGCGACTGGTGGAAGTGTTTGTACCTGCAGATTTGGCTTGGCGGGAAGCAGTGGTATCCCAAGGCTTGGATTTGGTCGCCAGAGCGATTGAGGCTTTGGGAGCAAGAGCGATCGCTTAA
- the rplI gene encoding 50S ribosomal protein L9: MAKRIQLVLNQDVSKLGKLGDLVEVAPGYARNYLIPQKLATHATPGILKQVERRREQERQRQLELRQQALEQKAALEQVSSLKIAKQVGENEAIFGTVTSQDVADAIKAATSQEVDRRGITIPDINHLGTYKAEIKLHSDVTAEVNIEVVAS; the protein is encoded by the coding sequence ATGGCGAAACGGATACAGTTAGTTTTAAATCAGGACGTCAGCAAACTAGGAAAATTGGGCGACTTAGTAGAAGTAGCTCCCGGTTATGCTCGCAATTATCTGATACCCCAAAAATTGGCAACTCATGCAACTCCCGGTATTCTCAAGCAAGTAGAACGCCGCAGAGAACAAGAACGTCAACGTCAATTAGAACTCAGACAACAAGCCTTGGAACAAAAAGCCGCTCTCGAACAAGTCAGCAGCTTAAAAATCGCCAAGCAGGTTGGTGAAAACGAAGCAATTTTCGGTACCGTCACCAGCCAAGATGTTGCAGATGCAATTAAAGCCGCTACCAGCCAAGAAGTTGACCGTCGGGGAATCACCATCCCAGATATTAACCATCTGGGTACTTACAAAGCAGAGATTAAACTGCATTCTGATGTGACTGCAGAAGTGAATATCGAAGTCGTCGCTAGCTAA
- a CDS encoding helix-turn-helix domain-containing protein, with product MKVRKVIERDFPGLGARIKQHREADRRSLIQLCAEIDMTPANWYKIENEETKVLPLETLQKIESVLGLDLGVNLDG from the coding sequence ATGAAGGTAAGAAAAGTTATAGAGCGTGATTTCCCAGGATTAGGAGCACGAATCAAACAGCATCGAGAAGCAGACAGACGTTCCCTAATTCAGCTTTGTGCTGAAATTGACATGACACCTGCTAACTGGTACAAAATCGAAAACGAAGAAACCAAGGTTTTACCCCTAGAAACCTTGCAGAAAATCGAAAGCGTTTTAGGACTGGACTTGGGAGTAAACCTCGATGGTTAA
- the dnaB gene encoding replicative DNA helicase: protein MAEELSFQGDGSGALPPQNIEAEEAILGGILLDPEAIGRVSDRLIADAFYISAHKEIYQAAKQLHTQSKPTDLLTVTSWLADHDLLTRIGGRNKLATLVDRTVSAVNIDTLAVLVMDKYLRRQLIKAGNEIVHLGYQTETELPIVLDQAEQKVFGVTQERPQSGLVHISDTLVNTYSDIETRHQGIALPGIPCGFYDLDSMTSGFQRSDLIIVAGRPSMGKTAFCLNLANNIAAGYKLPVAVFSLEMSKEQLVQRLLASEAGIESGYLRSGRISQTQWEPLSSAIAKLSDMPIYIDDTPNITVTQMRSQARRLQAEKGMELGLIVIDYLQLMEGGGDNRVQELSKITRSLKGLARELAVPVIALSQLSRGVEARTNKRPMLSDLRESGSIEQDADLVIMLYREEYYNQDTPDRGVAEVIVAKHRNGPTGTVKLLFDPQFTKFKNLARPGNY, encoded by the coding sequence ATGGCTGAAGAACTGAGTTTTCAAGGCGATGGTAGCGGTGCTCTACCACCCCAAAACATTGAAGCAGAAGAAGCGATTTTGGGGGGAATTTTATTAGATCCAGAAGCAATAGGGCGAGTGAGCGATCGCCTCATCGCCGACGCATTTTATATTAGCGCCCATAAAGAAATCTATCAAGCCGCTAAACAGCTACACACCCAAAGTAAACCCACAGACTTATTAACAGTAACTAGTTGGTTAGCTGACCATGATTTACTAACCCGCATCGGTGGAAGAAACAAATTAGCTACCCTCGTAGACCGCACCGTTTCTGCAGTCAACATCGACACCCTAGCAGTGTTAGTCATGGACAAATACCTGCGGCGACAATTAATTAAAGCAGGTAATGAAATTGTCCATCTTGGTTATCAAACCGAAACCGAATTACCAATAGTTCTTGACCAAGCAGAACAAAAAGTTTTTGGTGTCACTCAAGAGCGTCCCCAATCAGGATTAGTCCACATTTCTGACACCTTAGTCAACACTTATTCTGATATTGAAACTCGCCACCAAGGTATTGCTTTACCAGGAATTCCCTGTGGTTTTTATGATTTAGACTCCATGACTAGTGGCTTTCAGCGCTCTGATTTAATCATTGTTGCTGGTAGACCATCAATGGGAAAAACAGCATTTTGTTTGAATTTAGCAAATAACATTGCCGCAGGTTATAAACTCCCAGTTGCTGTTTTTAGTCTGGAAATGTCAAAAGAACAATTAGTGCAGCGATTATTAGCCAGCGAAGCGGGAATTGAAAGCGGCTATTTGCGGAGTGGACGCATCAGTCAAACCCAATGGGAACCTTTAAGCAGCGCCATTGCCAAACTTTCAGACATGCCGATTTATATTGACGATACCCCGAATATTACCGTCACTCAAATGCGTAGTCAAGCGCGAAGATTGCAAGCAGAAAAAGGCATGGAACTCGGATTAATTGTGATTGATTATTTGCAATTAATGGAAGGTGGCGGTGATAATCGTGTCCAAGAATTATCAAAAATTACCCGCTCTTTAAAAGGTTTAGCTAGAGAATTAGCTGTCCCAGTCATTGCTTTATCGCAATTGAGTCGAGGTGTAGAAGCGCGGACTAACAAGCGCCCAATGTTGTCAGATTTGCGTGAAAGCGGCAGTATTGAGCAAGATGCAGATTTAGTAATTATGTTGTACCGTGAAGAATATTACAATCAAGACACTCCCGATCGCGGTGTCGCCGAAGTCATAGTAGCAAAACACCGTAACGGCCCCACAGGTACTGTTAAACTATTATTTGATCCACAGTTTACCAAGTTTAAAAATTTAGCAAGACCAGGTAATTATTAA
- the ruvC gene encoding crossover junction endodeoxyribonuclease RuvC, producing the protein METRILGLDPGLAILGFGLITCKKNEAKIQDTTVNMLDFGVISTPANAEMGQRLCTLFDDLHTLITELQPDLVAIEKLFFYRMSSTILVAQARGVLMLVLGQHRLPYVEFTPAQIKQALTGYGNAEKLEVQEAVARELDLDEIPRPDDAADALAVALTAWFQI; encoded by the coding sequence ATGGAAACACGAATTTTGGGATTAGATCCGGGACTAGCAATTTTAGGGTTCGGACTCATTACCTGCAAAAAAAATGAAGCCAAGATACAAGATACAACCGTGAATATGCTGGATTTTGGGGTGATTAGCACACCTGCAAATGCCGAAATGGGACAGCGACTGTGTACCTTGTTCGATGATTTACATACCCTGATAACTGAATTGCAACCAGATTTGGTAGCGATCGAGAAGTTGTTCTTCTATCGTATGTCAAGTACTATTTTAGTGGCACAGGCTCGTGGTGTACTCATGCTGGTGTTAGGCCAGCATCGTCTCCCTTATGTGGAATTTACGCCAGCGCAAATTAAACAAGCTTTGACGGGATATGGTAATGCGGAGAAACTCGAAGTCCAAGAAGCAGTAGCGCGGGAACTAGATTTAGATGAGATTCCCCGTCCTGATGATGCTGCGGATGCTTTGGCTGTGGCTTTGACTGCTTGGTTTCAGATTTAG
- a CDS encoding gluconeogenesis factor YvcK family protein, translating into MSIGFLRQALNALQKRSRNRTSHRVNQWFKWLSPGLSVKRWLLISVGGVILASLGLAIWIKLTPIFWTIELLRELLGAIANILPNYISGPLVVLCGLLLLLWGQTRTVGSITKVLRPEGGEEELIDVLLAHRRLYRGPKIVVIGGGTGLSTLLRGLKTSSANITAIVTVADDGGSSGRLRQEFGVLPPGDIRNCLAALADEEKLLTELFQYRFRAGDGLTGHSFGNLFLTAMSDITGDLERAVAASSKVLAVRGQVLPATLSDVRLWAELADGRRIEGESNIPKAGGKITKVGCIPANPPALPAAIKAIKEADYIIIGPGSLYTSLIPNLLVPEIADAIAQTTSLRIYICNIMTQPGETEGYSVADHIRAIDAAVGNRRLFDAVLVHKKSPSVKSLIRYAEQNSHPVFLDREAVTQLGRRIVPANVLFEDETGYVRHNPQKLARVLLRWYSGAHHIK; encoded by the coding sequence ATGTCAATCGGTTTTCTCAGACAAGCCCTCAACGCACTGCAAAAGCGATCGCGCAATCGCACTTCCCATCGGGTTAACCAGTGGTTCAAATGGCTATCTCCTGGATTATCAGTCAAACGTTGGCTGCTAATCAGTGTTGGGGGTGTAATATTGGCGAGTCTGGGGTTAGCTATTTGGATTAAGCTGACCCCGATTTTTTGGACAATAGAGTTGCTCAGAGAGTTACTGGGAGCGATCGCTAATATCTTACCCAACTATATCAGCGGCCCTCTGGTGGTACTGTGCGGTTTATTATTGCTCCTTTGGGGTCAAACACGCACCGTCGGTTCTATTACTAAAGTACTTCGACCAGAAGGAGGAGAAGAAGAACTCATAGATGTCTTACTCGCCCATCGGCGATTATACCGAGGGCCGAAAATAGTCGTTATTGGCGGTGGGACAGGTCTTTCGACTTTACTGCGAGGATTAAAAACCTCCAGCGCGAATATTACGGCGATCGTTACCGTCGCCGATGATGGTGGGTCTTCGGGGCGATTACGTCAAGAATTTGGTGTTCTCCCTCCAGGTGATATCCGCAACTGTCTAGCAGCGTTAGCAGATGAAGAAAAGCTGTTAACAGAATTATTTCAATACCGTTTCCGAGCTGGAGACGGATTGACTGGACACAGTTTTGGTAACTTGTTTTTAACGGCCATGAGTGATATCACTGGAGACTTAGAGCGAGCTGTTGCTGCTAGCTCTAAAGTTTTAGCTGTGCGGGGACAAGTTTTACCCGCAACTCTCAGCGATGTTCGTCTCTGGGCTGAATTGGCTGATGGTCGCCGGATTGAAGGCGAATCTAATATTCCCAAAGCTGGGGGGAAAATTACCAAAGTTGGCTGTATACCCGCCAATCCGCCCGCTTTACCAGCCGCAATTAAGGCCATTAAAGAAGCTGACTATATTATCATCGGCCCTGGAAGCCTCTACACTAGCTTAATTCCTAATTTGTTAGTACCAGAAATTGCTGATGCGATCGCCCAAACAACATCACTCCGCATCTATATCTGCAATATCATGACCCAACCTGGGGAAACCGAGGGTTATAGCGTCGCTGACCATATCCGCGCCATCGACGCCGCAGTGGGAAACAGAAGGTTATTTGATGCTGTGCTAGTACATAAAAAATCGCCTTCAGTGAAATCGCTCATCCGTTACGCTGAACAAAATTCCCACCCAGTTTTTTTAGATCGAGAAGCTGTCACCCAACTAGGGCGACGGATTGTCCCCGCTAATGTTTTATTTGAAGATGAAACAGGTTATGTACGTCACAATCCCCAAAAATTAGCGCGCGTATTGTTACGGTGGTACAGTGGAGCACATCATATTAAATGA
- a CDS encoding bifunctional alanine racemase/tRNA (adenosine(37)-N6)-threonylcarbamoyltransferase complex ATPase subunit type 1 TsaE: MNILLTDAQATFNLGLTLGRTLAAGSVILLTGDLGAGKTTLVQGIGQGLGITEPIVSPTFTLINEYLGGRLPLYHLDLYRLEPQEVVGLNLETYWEGLEVAPGIMAIEWAERLPYKPDSYLSIYLSYHPGGDRQAEITPFNSTAGLIFDF, encoded by the coding sequence ATGAATATTTTGCTCACAGATGCACAAGCAACTTTCAATTTGGGCTTAACTCTTGGTCGCACCCTCGCTGCTGGAAGCGTCATTCTCCTCACAGGCGATTTAGGCGCCGGTAAAACTACTTTAGTACAAGGTATTGGTCAAGGGTTGGGAATCACTGAACCAATTGTCAGTCCCACCTTTACTCTCATCAATGAGTATCTGGGTGGACGTCTTCCCCTTTATCATTTAGATTTATATCGCCTAGAACCACAAGAAGTTGTGGGCTTAAATTTAGAGACTTATTGGGAAGGTCTGGAAGTGGCGCCGGGAATTATGGCCATTGAGTGGGCAGAAAGATTACCTTATAAACCAGATAGTTATCTGAGTATATATTTGAGTTATCACCCTGGGGGCGATCGCCAAGCTGAAATTACCCCATTTAATAGCACTGCAGGACTAATATTTGATTTCTGA
- a CDS encoding dihydroorotase, translating to MSSPKSLLIRRARIILPDGELMVGDVLTRDRQIVEVAPAVTTTAPTLEIDAQGLTLLPGVIDPQVHFREPGLEYKEDLSTASRACAKGGVTSFLEMPNTRPLTTSQQALDDKLQLAAQKCLVNYGFFIGATADNLPDLLQAKPTPGIKIFMGSMHGQLLVDQEAALEAIFAQGSRLIAVHAEDQARISQRRQEFSGIDDPAVHSQIQDNQAALLATKLALKLSQKYQRRLHILHMSTAEEADLLRQEKPSWVTAEVTPQHLLLNTSAYEKIGTLAQMNPPLRSPHDNEVLWQALRDGVIDFIATDHAPHTLAEKAQPYPHSPSGMPGVETSLALMLTAAMQGKCTIAQVVHWMSQAVAVAYGIPNKGAIAPGYDADLVLVDLNTYRPVLREELFTKCRWSPFEGWNLTGWAVKTIVGGEIVYDQGQVNESVRGQALNFS from the coding sequence ATGTCATCTCCAAAAAGTTTACTGATTCGTCGCGCTCGCATAATTCTACCTGATGGTGAATTGATGGTTGGGGATGTGCTGACGCGCGATCGCCAAATTGTCGAAGTCGCACCAGCAGTCACTACCACCGCACCCACGCTTGAAATAGACGCACAAGGGTTAACTTTGTTGCCAGGAGTCATCGATCCACAAGTACATTTCCGCGAACCAGGACTAGAATACAAGGAAGATTTATCTACCGCTAGTCGGGCTTGCGCCAAAGGAGGAGTCACCTCTTTTCTGGAAATGCCGAATACACGCCCGTTGACCACTAGCCAGCAAGCTTTAGATGATAAGCTACAACTCGCTGCCCAAAAGTGCTTAGTTAATTATGGCTTTTTTATCGGGGCAACAGCCGATAATCTGCCAGACTTGCTGCAAGCCAAGCCCACACCGGGAATTAAAATTTTCATGGGATCGATGCACGGTCAGTTGTTGGTTGACCAAGAGGCGGCGTTAGAGGCGATTTTTGCTCAAGGGAGTCGCTTAATTGCTGTTCATGCGGAGGATCAAGCCAGAATTAGCCAGCGGCGTCAGGAGTTTTCTGGTATTGATGATCCTGCAGTCCATTCCCAAATTCAAGACAATCAAGCCGCATTGCTGGCGACTAAACTGGCTTTAAAACTTTCGCAAAAATACCAACGCCGGCTACATATTCTGCATATGTCAACCGCAGAGGAAGCTGATTTACTGCGTCAAGAGAAACCCAGTTGGGTGACAGCCGAGGTGACTCCACAGCATTTATTGCTGAATACGAGCGCTTATGAAAAAATTGGGACTTTGGCGCAGATGAATCCTCCATTGCGATCGCCCCACGATAATGAAGTTTTATGGCAAGCTTTACGCGATGGTGTGATTGATTTCATCGCCACTGACCATGCACCACACACTTTAGCAGAAAAAGCCCAACCCTATCCCCATAGTCCCTCCGGAATGCCTGGGGTGGAAACTTCTCTGGCGTTGATGTTAACAGCCGCGATGCAAGGAAAGTGTACCATTGCTCAAGTTGTCCATTGGATGTCTCAGGCTGTAGCGGTTGCTTATGGTATCCCCAACAAAGGCGCGATCGCCCCTGGTTATGACGCCGATTTAGTGCTTGTAGATTTAAACACTTACCGCCCAGTGCTGCGGGAAGAATTGTTCACTAAGTGTCGTTGGAGTCCTTTTGAAGGCTGGAACCTCACCGGCTGGGCTGTCAAAACCATCGTTGGTGGCGAAATTGTCTATGATCAGGGTCAAGTAAATGAGTCGGTACGGGGTCAGGCTCTCAATTTTTCTTAG